One window from the genome of Rhodopirellula halodulae encodes:
- a CDS encoding DNA repair ATPase: MAADASSEAASRSNSATDPSVVDRGAEAQSSQDAAAQLSGGTYEVLRNRLRTAATDLRDRLSRLNEDRGEVFGNIETRLIATQRVTTEHNCVPRDIVSMGDEFLFGYNVQFGLKTEIELPDVFSVYQLKNTEFHERSLERIQDDRFVNDFHELYRFYKDTTFLRFFVSGPILHMVFRVGKTARDIKSFKWRRSEQGLQYIDNRSDHEVRLPDQHEFRWVRTTRDMHHYGEHPHISIDDRVFVETVGGDLTIKVENNTSSGEGIYAEPVDNADQKLDDAEIHYAIVGHLVLLKIKPYQENQFRYIIFNGKINQALRLDEIQHACVMLPGDQGLIFPGGYYLQSGEFKRFDHGLVDMRYERTIVSPNGEDSLYLFSNVEDGTYIQLRYNQIRQSVDTPLVCHGQTFFEAGEMVCFKGQDTPQKHHAIQLWQTPFTSENYLPDNQPDSLLFKIGNKDLVRGMAECSEILQLIDKDDSYNDLYVDLSKKAGDVLDSYFWIDNEETHHLADPLRKIREAAGAAIEEYEKVVRVRQATVKQTRQVQTETQQVLKEIERSRFASIDQFVSSLAQLRVQRGRAIALRELRFVDLSIVEELEATTEEQSERLSRRCVEFLLGEDALQPYRDRVAKTQQRVPEIKGVTQAKELEEEIDQAAADLELLTETVSNLQIDDATKRTSIIDSIGDVFANVNRVRSALKNRKQELIGVEGRAEFASQLKLLEQTTTGYLDVCDTPNRCDEYLTKVMVQLEELEGRFAEFDEFIETLAARREEVYAAFESRKVALVEKRNRRAEALSSAADRILSGIQHRVSNMESIDQIAAYFAGDLMVGKIRSLIDELDELGDAVRVGDLQSRLKTLREDALRGLKDRQDLYEDGGDVIRLGERKFAVNTQPLDLTTVLRGEELCLHLTGTQYFDPIRDERLESSRDLWNQSLVSENNVVYRAEYLAMDLFESGQMDTIAELDQLTPAWVAEQMAGRFDEGYAKGVHDNDTAIILRGLVDLDRSIGLLRHSPSLRTAAQVWWRCFLDAKQRKQMEQWIAGFAKLAFAFPDAEPAIEFRNHLAELARQQQDDWQPLFSTDITAERIAGYLFQQLVTAPTKFAVSEQADSLRKDFVDSLPESDQKRWVLGGLKPTTSSPTHAFVLARNWADAFLQKRKDQSEKDAGDSPKWYRDELAWLIYQSVLEAKETSTNRLPGKQVIPASVTRELTGLAGSHPRIERETMTLHYHDFVTRLRHYRENVVPRFRSLHVAKSECVQEARDSMRLDEFKPRVLSSFVRNQLLDQVYLPLIGDNLAKQMGTVGEDKRTDRMGLLLLISPPGYGKTTLMEYIASRLGLVFMKINGPAIGHGVTSLDPAEAPNAAAREEVMRLNLALEMGDNVMLYLDDIQHTHPELLQKFISLCDATRRIEGVRNGKTRTYDLRGRRVAVVMAGNPYTESGERFQIPDMLSNRADVYNLGEIIGESAEAFEMSYLENCLTSNVTLAPLANASPADARTIIAAATRDSVEGIELEASFSLDQIRDMFEVTRKLLRVRDVVLRVNRAYIRSAAQADEYRTEPPFKLQGSYRNMNRIAERVAPVMNDAELQSLIVSNYEQDAQTLTTDNESNVLKFKELMGILTPEEKQRWDAIKYAFVESVRMAGMDGEDQATQVLRQLASMRDGLESIRQVIAKAIAMEDHSAEERMDSRVDNLRQTLLAMGELMSNRLETTATQLETISRQQAASPPDQKILVQHKVPRVLADLVKGQFHLMQEWMRPLLEESISNSRDLSRLHTQLDEMMKTYRDVEDSFESGQG, encoded by the coding sequence GTGGCTGCGGACGCTTCCTCCGAAGCGGCTTCGCGTTCGAATTCGGCGACCGATCCATCGGTCGTCGACCGCGGTGCCGAAGCACAGTCCTCGCAAGATGCAGCGGCGCAGTTGTCCGGCGGCACCTACGAGGTGCTTCGCAATCGTCTTCGAACCGCGGCAACCGATCTGCGAGATCGCCTGTCGCGGCTGAATGAAGATCGCGGAGAAGTCTTTGGGAACATCGAAACTCGCCTGATCGCGACTCAGCGTGTCACGACGGAACACAACTGTGTGCCGCGTGACATCGTCTCGATGGGTGATGAATTTCTCTTTGGATACAACGTCCAATTCGGTCTGAAGACGGAAATCGAATTGCCCGATGTGTTCTCGGTTTATCAACTCAAAAACACAGAATTTCACGAACGATCCTTGGAACGAATCCAAGATGACCGTTTCGTGAACGATTTCCACGAGCTGTATCGGTTCTATAAAGACACGACGTTCCTGCGGTTCTTCGTCAGTGGTCCCATCCTGCACATGGTGTTTCGCGTCGGCAAAACCGCTCGCGACATCAAGTCGTTCAAATGGCGACGCAGCGAACAAGGGCTTCAATACATCGACAACCGAAGCGATCATGAAGTGCGGTTGCCGGACCAGCACGAATTTCGCTGGGTTCGCACCACGCGGGACATGCACCACTATGGCGAACACCCGCATATCTCGATCGATGATCGCGTTTTTGTCGAAACGGTCGGTGGCGACCTGACCATCAAGGTCGAAAACAACACCAGCAGCGGGGAGGGCATCTACGCCGAACCGGTCGACAACGCAGACCAAAAACTAGACGACGCCGAGATTCACTACGCGATCGTCGGCCATTTGGTGCTGCTGAAGATCAAACCGTACCAAGAGAATCAGTTCCGATACATCATCTTCAACGGCAAGATCAACCAAGCACTCCGCTTGGATGAGATTCAACATGCCTGCGTGATGTTGCCGGGTGACCAAGGACTGATCTTTCCCGGAGGGTACTACCTGCAATCGGGTGAGTTCAAACGCTTTGACCATGGCTTGGTCGACATGCGTTACGAACGAACGATCGTGTCACCCAACGGTGAAGACAGCCTGTACCTGTTTTCAAACGTGGAAGACGGAACGTACATCCAGCTTCGCTACAACCAAATTCGCCAATCCGTCGACACGCCTTTGGTGTGCCACGGACAAACATTTTTCGAAGCCGGCGAGATGGTTTGCTTCAAGGGCCAAGACACGCCGCAGAAGCATCATGCGATCCAGCTTTGGCAAACGCCGTTCACCAGTGAAAACTACCTGCCGGACAATCAACCGGATTCGCTGCTGTTCAAAATCGGGAACAAAGACCTCGTTCGCGGGATGGCCGAGTGCAGCGAGATCTTGCAACTGATCGACAAGGACGACAGCTACAACGACTTGTACGTCGACCTGTCAAAGAAAGCTGGTGATGTTCTCGACAGTTACTTCTGGATCGACAACGAAGAAACGCATCACCTCGCCGACCCCCTTCGCAAAATTCGCGAAGCGGCGGGTGCGGCCATCGAGGAATACGAAAAGGTCGTTCGTGTTCGGCAAGCCACCGTCAAACAAACTCGCCAGGTCCAAACCGAGACCCAACAGGTTCTCAAAGAGATCGAGCGTTCACGGTTCGCTTCGATTGATCAGTTCGTCAGCTCACTGGCTCAATTGCGTGTTCAGCGAGGCCGAGCGATCGCGCTGCGTGAACTTCGATTTGTCGACCTGAGCATCGTTGAAGAGTTGGAAGCCACCACGGAGGAACAATCCGAACGCCTGAGCCGGCGTTGCGTGGAGTTTTTGCTCGGCGAAGACGCCCTGCAACCGTACCGAGACCGCGTGGCGAAAACGCAACAACGCGTGCCGGAGATCAAGGGTGTCACGCAGGCCAAAGAGCTCGAAGAAGAGATCGACCAAGCCGCGGCGGACTTGGAATTGCTGACCGAAACCGTCAGCAACCTGCAAATCGACGACGCGACCAAACGAACCTCCATCATCGATTCGATCGGCGACGTATTCGCGAATGTGAATCGTGTTCGCAGTGCGCTAAAGAACCGCAAACAAGAGCTGATCGGTGTCGAAGGACGAGCTGAATTTGCATCGCAGTTGAAGCTATTGGAACAAACCACCACCGGTTACCTCGACGTCTGCGACACGCCAAATCGATGCGATGAGTACCTCACCAAAGTGATGGTTCAGCTCGAGGAACTGGAAGGTCGCTTCGCCGAGTTCGATGAATTCATCGAAACACTGGCGGCTCGTCGCGAAGAGGTTTACGCCGCGTTTGAATCTCGCAAAGTGGCGTTGGTCGAGAAACGGAACCGACGGGCCGAAGCGTTGAGTTCTGCCGCCGACCGGATTTTAAGCGGCATCCAACACCGCGTTTCGAACATGGAATCGATCGATCAAATTGCCGCCTACTTCGCGGGCGATTTGATGGTCGGAAAAATCCGCAGCCTGATCGACGAACTGGATGAACTGGGTGACGCCGTTCGCGTCGGCGATCTGCAAAGTCGACTCAAAACCCTTCGCGAGGACGCTCTTCGTGGTTTGAAAGATCGCCAAGATCTGTATGAAGACGGCGGCGACGTCATCCGGCTGGGCGAACGCAAATTCGCGGTGAACACGCAACCGTTGGACCTGACAACGGTGCTACGCGGCGAAGAATTGTGTCTGCACCTGACCGGCACCCAGTATTTCGATCCCATTCGCGACGAACGCCTGGAATCTTCGCGAGACCTTTGGAATCAATCGCTGGTCAGCGAAAACAACGTGGTCTACCGCGCTGAGTACTTGGCGATGGACCTGTTTGAATCCGGTCAGATGGACACCATCGCAGAGCTGGATCAACTCACTCCCGCTTGGGTTGCCGAGCAAATGGCGGGTCGGTTCGATGAGGGCTACGCCAAAGGTGTTCACGACAACGACACGGCCATCATTCTTCGCGGACTGGTCGACCTTGACCGATCCATTGGACTGCTTCGCCATTCGCCGTCACTGCGAACGGCCGCGCAAGTTTGGTGGCGATGTTTCCTGGACGCAAAACAGCGCAAGCAGATGGAACAATGGATTGCAGGATTCGCAAAACTGGCGTTTGCGTTTCCGGACGCGGAGCCTGCCATCGAATTCCGCAATCATCTCGCCGAATTGGCTCGTCAGCAGCAAGATGATTGGCAGCCGCTATTTTCCACCGACATCACCGCCGAACGCATCGCGGGATATCTGTTCCAACAATTGGTAACGGCCCCCACCAAATTCGCGGTGAGTGAACAAGCCGATTCCCTGCGCAAAGACTTTGTTGATTCGTTGCCCGAATCGGATCAGAAACGATGGGTCCTGGGCGGCCTCAAGCCGACCACATCCTCGCCGACCCACGCGTTTGTGCTGGCACGCAACTGGGCGGATGCTTTTTTACAAAAACGAAAGGACCAATCGGAAAAGGACGCGGGCGATTCACCCAAATGGTATCGAGACGAATTGGCTTGGTTGATCTATCAATCGGTGTTGGAAGCGAAAGAAACCAGCACCAACCGATTGCCAGGAAAGCAAGTCATTCCCGCGTCAGTGACTCGGGAACTGACGGGACTGGCCGGCAGTCATCCGCGCATCGAACGAGAAACGATGACGCTGCACTATCACGATTTTGTGACGCGTCTGCGTCACTACCGAGAAAACGTGGTGCCTCGTTTCCGTTCGTTGCACGTCGCCAAATCAGAATGCGTGCAGGAAGCTCGTGACTCGATGCGTTTGGACGAGTTCAAACCTCGCGTGCTGAGCAGTTTCGTCCGCAACCAATTGCTCGACCAAGTCTACTTGCCGCTGATTGGTGACAATCTTGCCAAACAAATGGGGACGGTCGGCGAAGACAAACGAACCGATCGCATGGGATTGCTGTTGCTGATCTCGCCGCCCGGTTACGGCAAAACCACTTTGATGGAGTACATCGCCAGCCGGCTTGGGTTGGTCTTCATGAAGATCAATGGTCCGGCGATTGGGCACGGTGTGACATCGTTGGATCCGGCGGAAGCGCCCAACGCAGCCGCTCGCGAAGAAGTCATGCGGCTGAATTTGGCACTCGAAATGGGTGACAACGTCATGCTGTACTTGGATGACATTCAGCACACCCATCCCGAGCTGCTCCAAAAGTTCATCTCTTTGTGCGATGCCACCCGCCGAATTGAAGGCGTTCGAAACGGAAAAACGCGCACCTACGATCTTCGCGGTCGTCGCGTCGCCGTGGTGATGGCGGGGAACCCCTACACGGAATCCGGTGAACGGTTCCAGATTCCCGACATGCTGTCCAACCGGGCCGACGTATACAACTTGGGCGAGATCATCGGCGAATCGGCCGAAGCGTTCGAGATGAGTTACCTCGAAAACTGCTTGACCAGCAATGTCACGCTGGCACCGCTCGCCAACGCTTCGCCCGCCGATGCACGGACCATCATCGCAGCAGCAACCCGCGATTCTGTCGAAGGCATCGAACTGGAAGCCTCGTTCAGTCTGGACCAGATCCGTGACATGTTCGAGGTCACTCGCAAACTCCTTCGCGTTCGTGATGTCGTGCTTCGGGTGAACCGGGCTTACATTCGCTCTGCCGCTCAGGCGGATGAATATCGCACAGAGCCTCCGTTCAAGCTGCAAGGAAGTTACCGCAACATGAACCGCATCGCCGAGCGAGTCGCACCGGTGATGAACGATGCCGAACTGCAATCATTGATCGTCAGCAACTACGAGCAAGACGCTCAAACACTGACCACCGACAATGAATCCAACGTCCTGAAGTTCAAGGAACTGATGGGGATCCTGACTCCGGAGGAAAAACAACGTTGGGACGCCATCAAGTACGCGTTCGTGGAAAGCGTCCGCATGGCCGGGATGGACGGCGAGGACCAAGCGACTCAGGTGCTGCGTCAGTTGGCATCCATGCGAGACGGCCTGGAATCCATTCGCCAAGTGATTGCCAAAGCGATCGCCATGGAGGATCACTCCGCCGAAGAACGCATGGATTCTCGGGTCGACAACCTGCGGCAAACGCTGCTGGCGATGGGCGAGTTGATGTCGAATCGATTGGAGACCACCGCCACTCAGTTAGAAACCATTTCGCGTCAGCAGGCCGCATCGCCGCCGGATCAAAAGATCTTGGTGCAGCACAAGGTGCCTCGCGTCCTCGCGGATTTGGTCAAAGGCCAATTCCACCTGATGCAAGAATGGATGCGGCCGCTGCTGGAAGAATCGATCAGCAACAGTCGTGATTTGAGCCGCTTGCACACTCAGCTCGATGAGATGATGAAGACCTACCGCGATGTCGAGGACTCGTTTGAATCCGGGCAGGGTTAG
- a CDS encoding flotillin family protein, producing the protein MLAALITDSVGKDAAIILVGGLFLVGLLVAILFKSYYIKVGPDRAIVKSGAGGVRAVTGEGMLIIPLVQQHEFMDLTLKSFEIQRQGSEGLICRDNIRADIKVAFFVRVDKSPEEMKEVAQSIGAKRCSELETLRELFDAKFSEALKTVGKQFDFVDLYDQRDKFKEEILKVIGTDLNGYRLDDAAIDYLEQTPLEMLSPTNILDAEGIKKITELTATEKIKENQFTRDKEKTLKKQDVEAEETILELERQRVEAVEKQQREIAEITSREQASAAKVKEEQRLESERARIQTEEEIGIAEENKARQILVAMRNKEKTDAVELERVNRDRDLEATERMRVVGVADVEKEKAIEVEKRNIQEVIRERVAVERAVVEEQERIKDTEEHAKAERQKTVQITAAQMKAEEELIRQTKLAQTEKESSELLAEKIRIEAEAKRDAAEKETAATKMLAEAEAAQAAAAGLAEAQVQEAKAVSLEKEGLAEAKVSREKYTAEATGITEKAEAMKKLDGVGKEHEEFKLQLEKEKEVEIAAINAQRGIAESQAGVIGEALQAARIDIVGGDGEFFDQITSAVKGGKAIDRFVYNSQVATDIKNTFFDGNAEYFRDQIKELIAQFGLDTDGVKDLSIAALIAKLMGMTSTDDVRTQLTSLLSMAGTANVADQKVSRLLAGSPDTVPGKKVPSNGKKA; encoded by the coding sequence ATGTTGGCTGCACTTATCACAGACTCCGTCGGCAAGGATGCGGCGATCATCCTGGTTGGAGGCCTGTTCCTGGTCGGATTGTTGGTCGCCATCCTCTTCAAGAGTTACTACATCAAGGTCGGCCCCGATCGTGCCATCGTGAAATCGGGTGCGGGCGGCGTCCGCGCGGTCACCGGCGAAGGCATGCTGATCATCCCGCTCGTCCAACAACACGAGTTCATGGACCTCACGCTGAAAAGCTTTGAGATCCAGAGACAGGGTAGCGAAGGCCTGATCTGCCGCGACAACATCCGAGCGGACATCAAGGTGGCGTTCTTCGTCCGGGTCGATAAGAGTCCCGAAGAGATGAAAGAGGTCGCACAATCCATCGGGGCCAAACGCTGTAGCGAACTTGAAACGCTTCGCGAATTGTTCGACGCGAAATTCAGTGAAGCGTTGAAGACGGTCGGGAAGCAGTTCGACTTTGTCGACCTCTATGACCAACGCGACAAGTTCAAAGAAGAAATTCTAAAAGTCATCGGGACCGATCTGAACGGTTACCGTCTGGATGACGCGGCAATCGACTACCTCGAACAAACACCGCTCGAGATGCTCAGCCCGACCAACATTTTGGACGCGGAAGGCATCAAGAAGATCACCGAATTGACCGCGACCGAAAAGATCAAGGAAAACCAGTTCACCCGTGACAAAGAAAAGACGCTGAAGAAACAAGACGTCGAGGCCGAGGAAACGATCCTCGAACTGGAGCGTCAACGCGTCGAAGCCGTTGAAAAACAACAACGCGAAATCGCCGAGATCACGTCTCGTGAACAGGCTTCCGCGGCAAAGGTCAAAGAAGAACAACGCTTGGAGTCGGAACGAGCCCGCATTCAAACCGAAGAAGAGATCGGGATCGCCGAAGAAAACAAAGCCCGTCAGATCTTGGTTGCGATGCGCAACAAAGAGAAAACGGATGCGGTCGAACTGGAACGCGTCAATCGAGATCGCGATTTGGAAGCCACCGAACGCATGCGTGTCGTGGGTGTTGCCGACGTTGAAAAAGAGAAAGCAATCGAAGTCGAAAAACGCAACATCCAAGAAGTCATTCGCGAACGTGTCGCGGTCGAACGTGCGGTGGTCGAAGAACAAGAACGGATCAAAGACACCGAAGAACATGCGAAAGCCGAACGTCAAAAAACGGTGCAAATCACGGCCGCTCAGATGAAGGCCGAAGAAGAACTGATTCGCCAAACCAAGCTGGCTCAGACGGAAAAAGAGAGCAGCGAATTGCTGGCCGAAAAGATCCGCATCGAAGCCGAAGCCAAACGCGACGCAGCCGAGAAAGAAACCGCTGCGACCAAGATGCTGGCGGAAGCCGAAGCCGCTCAAGCCGCTGCGGCTGGATTGGCCGAAGCTCAGGTGCAGGAAGCCAAAGCGGTCTCGCTCGAAAAGGAAGGCTTGGCCGAGGCCAAGGTGTCACGCGAAAAATACACCGCCGAGGCAACCGGTATCACCGAGAAGGCCGAAGCGATGAAGAAACTGGATGGTGTTGGCAAAGAACACGAAGAATTCAAGCTCCAACTGGAGAAGGAAAAGGAAGTCGAAATCGCGGCGATCAATGCTCAACGCGGCATCGCCGAAAGCCAAGCCGGTGTGATCGGCGAAGCTTTGCAAGCGGCTCGCATCGACATTGTCGGTGGCGATGGAGAATTCTTCGACCAGATCACTTCCGCGGTCAAAGGCGGCAAAGCGATCGATCGATTTGTCTACAACAGCCAAGTCGCAACGGACATCAAGAACACATTCTTCGATGGCAACGCGGAATACTTCCGTGACCAAATCAAGGAACTGATCGCTCAGTTCGGTTTGGACACGGATGGGGTGAAGGACCTGTCCATTGCCGCTTTGATTGCGAAATTGATGGGCATGACCTCGACCGATGATGTCCGGACTCAACTGACCAGTCTGCTCAGCATGGCTGGCACGGCAAACGTCGCGGATCAGAAAGTCAGTCGTCTGTTGGCCGGTTCGCCGGACACGGTTCCCGGAAAGAAAGTTCCTTCCAACGGTAAGAAGGCCTGA
- a CDS encoding OB-fold-containig protein: MLATIWTDRLDSILVGPMWPATVLAALFLFYVVIALLGVVDLGMDADLDLDVPEIDASDLGADLSPDLAGEVTGEPMHSDWLGGTGAATLKVMNLDRVPLVVWLSVFSVLFWVISFVMWFQFDIRRYEPTILTSALLTIRNGVLGVIATKIFTWPMHRMLVPPTEFHASTLVGGTAVIETRQADSDFGRAKFATDAAPLLISVRTEGEIIPKGGRVVVLNYDRANKTYLVRADDPPKI, encoded by the coding sequence ATGTTGGCGACCATTTGGACAGATCGACTGGACTCGATACTTGTCGGCCCGATGTGGCCGGCAACGGTTCTGGCCGCGTTGTTTTTGTTCTACGTGGTCATCGCCTTGCTTGGCGTCGTGGACCTTGGGATGGACGCCGACCTCGACTTGGATGTGCCGGAGATTGATGCGTCTGATTTGGGTGCGGACCTTTCGCCGGATCTGGCGGGCGAAGTCACCGGGGAGCCCATGCACAGCGACTGGCTGGGTGGAACCGGCGCGGCCACGCTGAAGGTCATGAACTTGGACCGAGTTCCCTTGGTGGTTTGGTTGTCTGTGTTCAGCGTGCTGTTCTGGGTCATTAGTTTCGTGATGTGGTTTCAGTTCGACATCCGCCGCTATGAGCCCACCATTCTGACCAGTGCGTTGCTGACAATTCGAAACGGCGTCCTGGGCGTCATTGCGACTAAGATTTTCACCTGGCCGATGCACCGGATGCTGGTGCCGCCGACCGAATTTCATGCGTCGACGTTGGTGGGCGGAACCGCCGTGATCGAAACCCGCCAAGCTGATTCGGACTTTGGCCGCGCTAAATTCGCTACAGACGCTGCTCCCCTGCTGATTTCCGTCCGAACGGAGGGCGAAATCATCCCCAAAGGAGGACGCGTGGTGGTCTTGAATTATGATCGAGCCAACAAGACTTATCTCGTTCGGGCGGATGATCCCCCGAAAATCTAG
- a CDS encoding MFS transporter, protein MNVVDRELAAVSPENAGKADGRNLARSLGDAACFGGMVGCGETYFSAFALAIGLGETASGLVASIPLLVGGVIQLISPKAIGWIGGYRRWIVLGASLQACAFLPLAYAAWTERLSITAFLLIASVYWTAGLSTGPAWNTWIEDIVPAAGRAKFFSKRSRLQQVCTFAALMVAGIVLQWTSSQNVALVGFAALFFMAAFFRLLSANFLHRTRQSKPATNHEVTRSIERPSHTMEPNDEAANTQPTLSNTEEVNFRSAISLLSYLVVMQVFIQLSGPYFVPYMLGQLNMGYLTYVGLIALAFLSKVISFAYWGRVAEESGASKVLWFGGIGLIPLSALWIVSTNLLWLAVIQVLSGIAWAAYELGFFLMFFETLPAKHRTKLLTYHNFANTLAISIGALAGAAALAHFGTESTTYYYLFGMSSIGRMLCLGLLVGLVLPKHSLKTIGIRILAIRPGAGSVTAPVIASAEE, encoded by the coding sequence ATGAACGTTGTTGACCGTGAACTCGCTGCTGTTTCTCCCGAGAACGCGGGCAAAGCTGACGGACGAAATCTGGCTCGAAGCTTGGGTGATGCTGCTTGTTTTGGCGGAATGGTTGGTTGCGGCGAGACCTACTTTTCCGCGTTTGCTTTAGCCATCGGTTTGGGCGAGACGGCATCTGGGTTGGTGGCCAGTATTCCGTTGTTGGTTGGTGGCGTCATTCAGCTGATATCACCGAAGGCGATCGGTTGGATCGGCGGGTACCGCCGTTGGATTGTGCTGGGTGCGTCGCTGCAAGCGTGCGCGTTTTTGCCACTGGCCTATGCCGCGTGGACGGAACGACTTTCGATCACCGCCTTTTTGTTGATCGCATCGGTTTATTGGACCGCTGGGCTATCGACCGGCCCAGCGTGGAACACTTGGATTGAAGACATCGTTCCCGCGGCGGGACGGGCCAAGTTTTTCTCCAAGCGTTCACGACTACAGCAGGTTTGCACCTTTGCCGCGTTGATGGTCGCGGGCATCGTGTTGCAGTGGACCTCCAGTCAAAACGTTGCTCTGGTCGGTTTCGCGGCGTTGTTCTTCATGGCGGCGTTCTTTCGATTGTTGTCGGCGAACTTCTTGCATCGCACACGCCAGTCCAAGCCAGCCACGAATCATGAAGTGACTCGGTCCATTGAGAGGCCATCCCACACGATGGAACCAAATGATGAGGCGGCGAACACTCAGCCAACACTTTCAAACACCGAAGAGGTGAACTTCCGATCGGCCATCAGCTTGCTCTCGTACTTGGTGGTGATGCAGGTCTTCATCCAGCTCAGCGGTCCCTATTTCGTGCCGTACATGTTGGGGCAGTTGAACATGGGATATCTCACCTATGTCGGTTTGATTGCGTTGGCCTTTCTTAGCAAGGTGATTTCGTTTGCCTACTGGGGACGAGTGGCCGAAGAATCTGGTGCGTCCAAAGTTCTTTGGTTCGGCGGAATTGGTTTGATTCCGCTATCCGCTTTGTGGATCGTATCCACCAACCTGTTGTGGTTGGCCGTCATTCAGGTGCTGAGCGGGATCGCTTGGGCGGCTTACGAACTCGGGTTCTTTCTGATGTTTTTTGAAACGCTTCCCGCGAAACATCGAACCAAACTGCTGACCTACCATAACTTTGCGAACACTCTGGCGATCAGCATAGGAGCATTGGCGGGTGCCGCGGCGTTGGCACATTTCGGAACCGAGTCCACGACCTACTACTATCTCTTTGGTATGTCTTCGATTGGACGCATGCTGTGTTTGGGATTGTTAGTCGGATTGGTGCTGCCCAAACATTCGCTCAAGACGATCGGGATTCGTATCCTCGCCATTCGTCCGGGGGCGGGAAGCGTGACCGCACCGGTGATCGCTAGCGCGGAAGAGTGA
- a CDS encoding ThuA domain-containing protein, with product MKPRCFGTAVSAFALGLVFSFASLADAKDRLVFEPAEGTANGKHIVLISGDEEYRTEESCPMLGKILSQHHGFKCTVLFAIDRETGGINPYQIDNIPGTDALLDADLMVIATRWRVLPDEQLDPILKHIQAGKPIIAYRTATHAFKSGNYGEYDWANFGINVVGENWHSHHGKHKVEGGRGVIVEDNANHPVLNDVADIYTPSDIYGVVNLDESTATVLLRGMVLQHLDPAAPPVDAKNAPMMPLAWLKPYQAPSGKQGQCLGTTAGAAVDFRSEDLRRMIVNACYFLCDMEVPKSADVSYVDPYVPSFYGFVDSKTYRDRDLRVEEFELGSSATLVTPKGTFEAATK from the coding sequence ATGAAGCCACGTTGTTTTGGAACCGCGGTGTCCGCGTTCGCCCTCGGTCTCGTGTTCAGTTTCGCCTCCCTCGCCGATGCCAAAGACCGTTTGGTCTTCGAGCCCGCAGAAGGAACCGCCAACGGCAAGCACATCGTCCTCATCTCTGGCGATGAGGAGTATCGGACGGAAGAATCGTGCCCGATGCTCGGCAAAATCCTGAGCCAACATCATGGATTCAAATGCACCGTTCTGTTTGCCATCGATCGCGAAACCGGTGGCATCAACCCTTACCAGATCGACAACATTCCGGGCACGGACGCATTGCTGGATGCGGACCTGATGGTCATCGCAACACGCTGGCGCGTGCTTCCCGATGAACAACTCGATCCGATTCTGAAACACATCCAAGCTGGCAAGCCCATCATCGCGTACCGCACCGCGACGCACGCATTCAAGAGCGGCAACTATGGCGAATACGACTGGGCCAACTTCGGCATCAACGTGGTCGGTGAAAACTGGCACTCGCACCACGGCAAACACAAGGTCGAAGGCGGCCGCGGTGTGATCGTGGAAGACAACGCCAACCATCCTGTGTTGAACGATGTCGCGGACATCTACACGCCGTCGGATATTTACGGGGTCGTCAATTTGGACGAATCCACCGCCACCGTGTTGCTACGCGGAATGGTTCTGCAGCACTTGGATCCGGCCGCTCCACCGGTCGATGCCAAGAATGCTCCGATGATGCCGTTGGCTTGGCTGAAACCCTACCAAGCTCCTTCCGGAAAGCAGGGCCAATGTTTGGGAACCACCGCCGGCGCGGCGGTCGATTTCCGCAGCGAAGACTTGCGTCGCATGATCGTGAACGCGTGCTACTTTTTGTGCGACATGGAAGTTCCAAAATCAGCGGACGTTTCATACGTCGACCCGTACGTTCCATCGTTCTATGGCTTCGTCGATTCCAAAACCTATCGCGATCGCGACTTGCGAGTGGAAGAATTTGAGCTTGGATCGTCGGCGACTTTGGTCACCCCCAAAGGAACCTTTGAAGCAGCGACCAAGTAG